Proteins encoded together in one Thalassotalea crassostreae window:
- the ccmD gene encoding heme exporter protein CcmD, translating to MAFSSFAEFIAMGGYGFFVWLSYGFTATLLIVLTINSLSMEAKVLKKVRKRSQREEKLKQAALKRKEGK from the coding sequence ATGGCATTTTCATCATTCGCAGAATTTATCGCCATGGGCGGTTACGGTTTTTTTGTTTGGTTATCCTATGGCTTTACCGCCACTTTATTGATTGTCTTGACGATAAACTCACTATCCATGGAAGCCAAAGTATTAAAGAAAGTTAGAAAGCGTTCACAACGCGAAGAGAAGTTAAAACAAGCTGCTCTTAAACGTAAAGAAGGAAAGTAG
- the ccmA gene encoding cytochrome c biogenesis heme-transporting ATPase CcmA: MATDSTALLSAQQLTCIREDRLLFDDLSFSISAGDILQIEGANGSGKTSLLRILAGLTQPYSGDIHYNGIAINKCSEEFHSDLLFLGHLPGVKGEMTSSENLDFYFKLHGLNIDDCEKTLSEVDLYGFEDAMAGHLSAGQHRRIALARLFESKAKIWILDEPFTAIDKTGVKKLEQLFLRHVKNGGAIILTTHQDLSLNSTDFEKIVLEHQFV, from the coding sequence TTGGCTACAGATAGCACTGCATTATTATCGGCACAGCAACTCACGTGTATTCGAGAAGACAGGTTATTGTTTGATGATTTGTCGTTTTCAATTAGCGCCGGTGACATATTACAAATTGAAGGTGCAAATGGCAGTGGTAAAACGAGTTTATTACGTATTTTAGCGGGTTTAACTCAGCCATACAGTGGCGATATTCACTATAACGGCATTGCTATCAATAAATGCAGCGAAGAATTTCACAGTGATTTACTTTTTCTCGGTCATTTACCTGGCGTTAAAGGTGAAATGACCAGTAGCGAGAATTTAGATTTCTATTTTAAACTGCATGGCTTAAATATTGATGACTGCGAAAAGACATTATCTGAAGTTGACCTATACGGTTTTGAAGACGCTATGGCAGGTCACTTAAGTGCAGGTCAACATCGTCGCATCGCTCTTGCTCGGTTATTTGAGTCGAAGGCAAAAATTTGGATCCTTGATGAGCCATTTACTGCTATTGATAAAACTGGTGTAAAAAAGCTTGAACAATTGTTTTTAAGGCATGTAAAAAACGGTGGCGCCATAATTCTTACAACCCACCAAGATCTTTCACTAAACAGTACTGATTTCGAAAAAATCGTACTTGAACACCAGTTTGTTTAG
- a CDS encoding DsbE family thiol:disulfide interchange protein has protein sequence MKVIIRLIPLILFVLLGVLLYRGLSLDPQKMPSALEGKQFPAFSLTKLSNEQQILTNNDVKSGIKLFNVWATWCPGCKYEHPFLVELSTDKRFTLYGVNYQDDRAAANLWLQQYKDPYVWSAFDDKGKLAMDLGVFGAPETFVVDHNNVIRKRFAGILDKAVWQRQFLPLIIKIEEEMAAESAAGQ, from the coding sequence ATGAAAGTTATCATTCGACTAATTCCACTTATTCTTTTTGTGTTGCTGGGGGTGTTGTTGTATCGCGGTTTATCGTTAGATCCACAAAAAATGCCTTCGGCTCTAGAGGGTAAACAATTCCCTGCGTTTAGCTTAACCAAACTGTCTAATGAGCAACAAATACTGACCAACAATGACGTTAAATCGGGAATTAAATTATTCAACGTTTGGGCAACTTGGTGCCCTGGTTGTAAGTACGAACATCCGTTTCTAGTGGAGCTAAGTACAGACAAACGCTTTACATTGTATGGCGTTAATTATCAAGATGACCGCGCAGCTGCTAACTTGTGGTTGCAACAATATAAAGACCCCTATGTTTGGTCGGCATTTGATGATAAGGGTAAATTAGCCATGGATCTTGGGGTATTTGGTGCCCCTGAAACGTTTGTTGTTGATCACAACAATGTTATTCGCAAACGTTTTGCTGGTATTTTAGATAAAGCCGTATGGCAACGTCAGTTTTTACCATTGATTATAAAAATTGAAGAAGAAATGGCTGCTGAGTCAGCTGCAGGGCAATAG
- a CDS encoding cytochrome c-type biogenesis protein — protein MLKRLTQLCSLSILWSVMFFANASPIDTYEFPDEVTKKRFASLTYELRCPKCQNQNLADSNSQIAVDLRKEVYDMLLEGRTDTEIMNFMVERYGEFVLYRPRVSEMTYVLWYGPIAFIIIGGFVVFLFVRKKKEKPQALNSEQQQQLKDILKDD, from the coding sequence ATGTTAAAACGATTAACCCAACTTTGTTCATTATCAATTCTTTGGAGCGTCATGTTTTTTGCTAATGCTAGTCCAATTGATACCTATGAATTTCCAGATGAAGTAACCAAGAAGCGGTTCGCATCACTCACCTATGAGCTTCGTTGTCCAAAGTGTCAGAATCAAAATTTGGCCGATTCTAACTCACAAATCGCCGTCGATTTGCGTAAAGAAGTTTACGATATGCTGCTTGAAGGTCGAACAGATACCGAAATTATGAACTTTATGGTCGAGCGTTATGGAGAGTTTGTGTTATATCGACCAAGAGTAAGTGAAATGACCTATGTACTTTGGTATGGGCCGATTGCCTTCATTATTATTGGTGGTTTTGTGGTGTTTTTGTTTGTTCGTAAAAAGAAAGAAAAGCCACAAGCATTAAACTCTGAGCAGCAGCAACAACTTAAAGACATTTTAAAGGATGACTAG
- the ccmI gene encoding c-type cytochrome biogenesis protein CcmI — protein sequence MTTLWIFSALLGLLALVFIWRHFLKTSLYQANQANMRGQTNKDLYYEHLRELEKDYAEGGIDKENFEYLKEELDHSLLLDMQASNKEQQAKDKKTSLIWPAAMSAFIIIFSAVFYYQSGAYGELELAQMHHSDAVQGDMSESGKIIAQLKLLHEEVKKNPKNSDAWFRLGQILTNVGEFDSAVIAFDKVMEVEGEQADIYAMQAQALYYKNNQQRNAEIDSLIERALAIDEKDAATLMLVGMDHYQNQRFAQAAESWQIILDNNPNSENSAALLDAINTARSQANMESLSTQQPQRSAETITIEVSLSEDVIATLTDDKVVFIYALANDGVRAPLAAVKLMASDLPTVITLDDSNAMMPQRTISSVETVSLQAVLSQAGTPGQKAGDYKAQVNNIKVKNNQQTVNLVIDTLVE from the coding sequence ATGACAACACTTTGGATTTTTAGCGCTTTATTAGGTTTGCTCGCTTTAGTATTTATTTGGCGACACTTTTTAAAAACATCCTTGTACCAAGCGAATCAGGCGAATATGCGTGGCCAAACTAACAAAGATCTTTATTATGAACATCTGCGCGAGCTTGAAAAGGATTATGCTGAAGGTGGTATTGATAAAGAAAACTTTGAATATTTAAAAGAAGAGCTAGATCATAGTTTGTTGCTAGACATGCAGGCATCAAACAAAGAGCAACAGGCGAAAGATAAGAAAACGTCACTTATCTGGCCGGCAGCTATGTCTGCGTTTATCATTATTTTTAGTGCGGTTTTTTATTACCAAAGCGGTGCTTATGGGGAATTAGAATTAGCTCAAATGCACCACTCAGATGCTGTGCAAGGTGATATGTCTGAATCGGGAAAGATCATCGCACAGTTAAAACTATTACATGAAGAAGTTAAGAAAAACCCTAAAAATTCAGATGCTTGGTTTCGTTTAGGACAGATATTAACCAATGTTGGTGAATTTGATAGCGCAGTAATAGCGTTTGATAAAGTAATGGAAGTTGAAGGTGAGCAAGCAGATATCTATGCGATGCAAGCGCAAGCACTCTATTACAAAAACAATCAACAACGTAATGCTGAAATTGACTCGTTAATTGAACGTGCGTTGGCTATTGATGAAAAAGACGCAGCAACGTTAATGCTTGTCGGTATGGATCATTACCAAAATCAGCGCTTTGCCCAGGCAGCAGAGTCATGGCAAATTATTTTAGATAATAATCCTAATAGTGAAAATTCTGCTGCATTACTTGATGCTATAAATACCGCTCGGTCTCAAGCTAATATGGAGTCATTATCAACGCAACAGCCGCAGAGATCAGCAGAAACAATTACTATTGAAGTATCATTGTCAGAAGATGTCATCGCAACCTTAACCGATGATAAGGTTGTGTTTATCTATGCACTTGCCAACGATGGCGTTAGAGCGCCGCTTGCTGCTGTTAAATTAATGGCAAGTGATCTGCCTACCGTTATCACCTTAGATGACAGCAATGCAATGATGCCTCAGCGTACTATTTCCTCAGTTGAAACGGTGAGTTTGCAGGCTGTGCTATCTCAAGCGGGAACGCCTGGCCAAAAAGCGGGTGACTATAAAGCGCAAGTCAATAATATTAAAGTAAAAAATAATCAACAAACAGTGAACTTAGTAATCGATACACTCGTAGAATAA
- a CDS encoding heme lyase CcmF/NrfE family subunit has protein sequence MIPELGHLALIIAMAFSVCLSVIPLVGVYSQNQRLIGFAKPLTSGMFVFTSISLLILAYSFVVDDFSVSYIAGHSNSHLPWYFKISAVWGGHEGSLLLWVFSLTAWTMAVAMFSKHVDQAFVARVLAVMGMIAVGFMAFTLLTSNPFDRLLLNTPIEGRDLNPLLQDVGLIIHPPMLYMGYVGFSVAFAFAIAALLCGKMDAAWARWSRPWTLAAWMFLTVGIALGSWWAYYELGWGGWWFWDPVENASFMPWLVGTALIHSLAVTEKRGAFRNWTVLLAIFTFSLSLLGTFIVRSGVLTSVHSFAADPTRGAFILMLLAIAVGCSLLLYAIRGSNVGSFSRFNLVSRETAILICNVVLVAAAVTVLLGTLYPLVVDALNMGKISVGPPYFNAVFVPIMSILFVFMGIGPLIRWKKAKKGELSRQLSVITVVSIVFGLVFPLLYAGSFDWLVAFGMGLACWVALVAAKDVRNQIKPSNGPAVGFAKLSLSHLGMAVAHTGIAVTIVGVTLVSTYESETNIRMDVGSRVEVAGFQIEFNGIKAVEGPNYSAEQGQLALYDGDEFITNLQPERRSYLVQTMGMTEAAIDPGLFRDVYVALGDPLEDGAWAIRVHYKPFVRWIWLGAIFMAIGAIFAMLDKRYRRRKTAKQSIAEQTHSTSKLTDSDGERAPSLS, from the coding sequence ATGATCCCTGAGTTAGGACATCTGGCACTAATCATAGCCATGGCATTTTCTGTATGTTTGTCGGTTATACCACTAGTGGGTGTTTATAGCCAAAACCAAAGGTTAATCGGTTTTGCCAAGCCGCTGACTTCTGGCATGTTTGTATTCACCAGTATTAGCCTTTTAATACTGGCTTATAGCTTTGTCGTTGATGATTTTTCAGTGTCTTATATCGCCGGTCACTCTAACTCACATTTGCCTTGGTATTTTAAAATCAGCGCCGTTTGGGGCGGTCATGAAGGTTCGTTACTGCTCTGGGTCTTTTCTTTAACAGCGTGGACTATGGCTGTTGCGATGTTCTCAAAACATGTTGATCAAGCCTTTGTTGCTCGAGTATTAGCGGTAATGGGCATGATAGCTGTTGGTTTTATGGCTTTTACCTTGCTAACGTCTAATCCATTCGACCGTTTACTATTAAATACGCCGATTGAAGGACGCGATTTAAATCCTCTATTACAAGATGTTGGATTAATTATTCATCCCCCTATGCTGTACATGGGCTATGTTGGATTTTCGGTAGCGTTTGCTTTTGCAATTGCGGCATTATTATGTGGCAAAATGGACGCTGCTTGGGCACGTTGGTCTCGCCCTTGGACTTTAGCTGCATGGATGTTTTTGACCGTTGGTATCGCACTCGGCAGTTGGTGGGCATACTACGAATTAGGCTGGGGCGGCTGGTGGTTTTGGGACCCAGTAGAAAATGCTTCCTTTATGCCATGGCTAGTTGGAACTGCACTAATTCATTCATTGGCGGTTACTGAAAAACGCGGAGCGTTTCGAAATTGGACTGTATTGTTAGCCATATTTACCTTTAGTTTAAGTTTACTCGGCACTTTTATTGTTCGTTCAGGCGTATTAACGTCAGTTCATTCATTTGCCGCTGATCCAACTCGTGGTGCATTTATTTTAATGCTACTGGCCATTGCCGTAGGTTGTTCATTATTGCTTTATGCGATTCGTGGTTCAAACGTAGGTAGCTTTTCACGCTTTAATTTAGTGTCGAGAGAAACCGCGATTTTAATTTGTAATGTGGTATTAGTAGCTGCGGCGGTTACTGTATTACTCGGTACGTTATATCCGTTAGTGGTTGATGCGCTCAACATGGGCAAAATATCTGTAGGGCCTCCGTATTTTAATGCGGTATTCGTACCAATTATGAGTATTTTGTTTGTATTTATGGGTATTGGGCCGTTGATCCGTTGGAAAAAAGCCAAAAAAGGCGAGTTGTCTAGGCAGTTGTCTGTAATCACTGTGGTATCAATTGTATTTGGTTTGGTTTTTCCGCTTTTATACGCTGGTAGTTTCGATTGGTTAGTTGCTTTTGGTATGGGGCTTGCCTGTTGGGTGGCACTCGTTGCAGCTAAAGATGTTAGAAACCAGATAAAACCAAGTAATGGGCCTGCAGTAGGTTTCGCTAAATTAAGCTTAAGTCACCTTGGAATGGCAGTTGCTCATACTGGTATCGCGGTGACCATCGTTGGCGTCACTCTAGTTTCAACTTATGAATCAGAAACCAATATCCGTATGGATGTTGGTTCACGCGTTGAAGTTGCTGGATTTCAAATAGAGTTCAATGGTATTAAAGCTGTTGAAGGACCAAACTACAGTGCCGAACAAGGCCAACTTGCTCTTTACGATGGTGATGAGTTTATTACCAACTTGCAGCCTGAGCGTCGAAGTTATCTGGTACAAACGATGGGCATGACCGAAGCGGCAATTGATCCTGGCTTATTCAGAGATGTTTACGTCGCATTAGGTGACCCATTAGAAGATGGTGCCTGGGCAATTCGTGTGCATTATAAACCATTTGTAAGATGGATCTGGTTAGGCGCTATCTTTATGGCAATAGGCGCTATTTTTGCGATGCTTGATAAACGTTATCGCCGCCGTAAAACGGCTAAGCAGTCTATAGCAGAGCAAACTCACTCAACCTCTAAATTAACAGATAGTGACGGCGAACGTGCGCCATCGTTAAGCTAA
- the ccmE gene encoding cytochrome c maturation protein CcmE, which translates to MNPRRKKRLTVVISILTGVVAVIGMTLYALEQTVDVFYTPTEIVEGHEKTGLKPQVGQRIRVGGLVVTGTVKRDQESLKVAFKLVDTGPLVTVKYDGILPDLFREGQGIVAQGILIDPTTIEATEVLAKHDEEYMPKEVAEKVGKHHTKPTYDKKDSKY; encoded by the coding sequence ATGAATCCTCGTCGTAAAAAACGATTAACCGTTGTTATTTCAATTTTAACTGGTGTCGTTGCTGTTATTGGCATGACCCTATATGCATTAGAACAAACAGTAGATGTATTTTATACGCCAACTGAAATTGTTGAAGGTCATGAAAAAACGGGTCTTAAACCGCAAGTAGGTCAGCGCATTCGTGTCGGTGGTCTTGTCGTTACAGGTACTGTAAAACGAGATCAAGAAAGCTTAAAGGTAGCATTTAAGTTAGTCGATACTGGGCCATTAGTAACGGTTAAATATGATGGCATATTGCCGGATCTATTTCGTGAAGGGCAAGGGATTGTTGCGCAAGGTATTCTAATTGACCCAACAACAATTGAAGCCACCGAAGTATTGGCAAAACATGATGAAGAATACATGCCAAAAGAAGTCGCTGAGAAAGTTGGTAAACACCACACTAAACCAACTTATGATAAAAAAGATTCTAAATATTAA
- the ccmB gene encoding heme exporter protein CcmB: MAISYRQAFLTILKRDLTIAIRHRDDIVNPLLFFIIVVSLFPLGIGPASNTLMKIAPGVIWVAALLSTLLSLERLFKNDHQDGSLEQMLLSPCPTFILVLAKIFAHWLITGLPLIIIAPLLGVLLNLHQDSYLALMLTLLLGTPILSLLGAIGVALTVGLKKGGVLLSLLVLPLYIPVLIFATSAVDSASMNMPYNGQLAIIAALFFGSLTLAPFAVSSALKVSTN, translated from the coding sequence ATGGCTATTTCTTACCGACAAGCATTTCTAACCATACTTAAACGCGATTTAACCATCGCCATTCGCCACCGCGACGACATCGTTAATCCTTTGCTATTTTTTATTATCGTTGTGTCATTATTTCCTTTAGGTATAGGTCCAGCATCAAACACATTGATGAAAATCGCACCAGGGGTTATTTGGGTAGCCGCACTATTATCAACATTATTGTCGCTTGAGCGATTGTTTAAGAATGACCATCAGGATGGCTCTTTAGAGCAAATGTTGTTGAGTCCATGCCCGACCTTTATTTTAGTGCTAGCTAAGATTTTCGCACACTGGCTAATTACTGGGTTACCATTAATTATTATTGCCCCGCTGTTAGGTGTATTACTTAATCTACATCAAGACAGTTATTTAGCCTTAATGTTAACTTTATTATTGGGCACACCAATATTAAGTCTGTTAGGTGCAATTGGCGTGGCATTAACTGTTGGCTTGAAAAAAGGTGGCGTGCTATTGAGTTTACTCGTACTGCCTTTATATATACCAGTATTAATATTTGCGACCAGCGCCGTGGATTCAGCAAGTATGAATATGCCTTACAATGGTCAACTTGCTATAATCGCAGCATTGTTTTTTGGTTCATTAACTTTGGCACCTTTTGCCGTTAGTTCAGCTTTAAAAGTGAGTACAAATTAA
- a CDS encoding TonB-dependent receptor plug domain-containing protein — protein MFKKNTIAIAIVMATTTTSPLALAADSIADSDVERIEVTGSRINRTDMETASPVTVISADDIKRGGFQSVQEILNVQPTAAGMSLGATSNNGSGGKATVNLRGMGVQRTLVLLNGRRMVASGTGADSSVDLNTIPVSMIKNIEILKDGASAVYGSDAIAGVVNIITKTDYEGTELTLDAGITGEGDGETAGVSILHGREVAGGNLVVGLQFSTRGDVIQSDRDFVPAGQSSYIPGGTLGNRAPDADGNFGDKYDFNGYDYTKDSYAQTPNDLYSLFTSFNKEVADDTELSVDAMYTRRESDQQMAPQPANVWIEGDALDSSITDQFEEKEYTNGKLQYKRRMTGAGPRVYSQETDTLRVSAALSGYLENDDSWDISATYGRNESKDEVANSVHGTNMTNSISDMANKDIWFSPEEVDQAFLQANDILYTEKNKGGNEQLTLTAGYSGIAENDIGYAFGVESRYESGYYTPDLVTQQGDSTAAQQDKTDGDYTVNSVYSEISVPVTEQLAVEAALRYDDYSTFGGATTWKLGATYSFTDTFMLRSVAATGFRAPSVSELYGGNTGSYDYLTSPWLDISEQDQQKLVNYTSDEDLQPEESESFTFGAVWEVTEGLSTTVDYWKFNIDDAISRVDVQANMDNCHAGDIEACNVINITPEGDLSNMTAALTNIGEQKTSGIDWNISYSFDIFKVMLDTTYLLEFEQDGIDYTGKIDGNIGGYSELKSMLTVNAALSDDLNLQYSAQFIQGMEGNAWGTPFKTDDVVYHNVSASYFLSDNWSVNGGVKNLLDQEPEEVPNGNDMNTVPSVYDVIGRSFFVSTSYQF, from the coding sequence ATGTTTAAGAAAAATACAATCGCAATCGCAATCGTTATGGCAACAACAACGACTTCTCCTTTAGCCCTTGCCGCTGACTCAATAGCTGATTCTGATGTAGAACGCATCGAAGTTACAGGCTCTCGTATTAACCGCACAGATATGGAAACCGCATCTCCAGTAACTGTTATTTCTGCAGATGATATTAAACGTGGCGGCTTTCAGTCGGTACAAGAAATTTTAAATGTACAACCAACAGCGGCAGGAATGAGCTTAGGTGCTACCTCAAATAATGGTTCAGGTGGTAAAGCAACAGTGAACCTTCGTGGTATGGGTGTGCAAAGAACCTTAGTTTTATTAAACGGTCGCCGTATGGTTGCCTCAGGAACAGGTGCAGACTCTTCAGTTGACTTAAACACTATTCCTGTTTCAATGATTAAAAACATTGAAATCCTTAAAGACGGTGCTTCGGCAGTTTATGGCTCAGATGCCATTGCCGGTGTTGTAAATATTATAACTAAAACAGATTATGAAGGTACTGAACTAACACTTGATGCCGGTATCACAGGTGAAGGTGACGGTGAGACAGCCGGCGTAAGTATTTTGCATGGCCGTGAAGTAGCCGGTGGTAATTTGGTAGTTGGCTTACAATTTTCAACTCGTGGGGATGTAATTCAATCAGATCGTGATTTTGTACCTGCAGGTCAGTCGTCATATATTCCAGGTGGAACATTAGGAAATCGAGCTCCTGATGCCGATGGTAATTTCGGTGATAAATATGACTTTAACGGCTATGACTACACCAAAGACAGTTATGCCCAAACACCAAATGACTTATACAGCCTATTCACATCTTTCAATAAAGAGGTTGCAGACGATACAGAATTGAGTGTTGATGCGATGTACACACGCCGTGAATCAGATCAACAAATGGCACCACAACCTGCAAATGTTTGGATTGAAGGCGATGCCTTAGACTCATCAATAACAGATCAATTTGAAGAAAAAGAATATACCAACGGCAAGCTACAATATAAACGTCGAATGACTGGTGCAGGGCCGCGCGTATATAGCCAAGAAACAGACACTTTACGTGTTTCTGCGGCGCTATCTGGTTACTTAGAAAACGATGACTCTTGGGACATCTCAGCAACTTACGGTCGTAATGAGTCTAAAGACGAAGTTGCAAATTCTGTTCACGGCACAAACATGACCAATAGTATTTCGGACATGGCGAATAAAGATATTTGGTTTTCTCCAGAAGAAGTGGACCAAGCCTTTTTACAAGCAAATGATATTTTATATACCGAGAAAAACAAAGGAGGTAATGAACAACTTACATTAACTGCTGGTTATTCAGGTATTGCAGAAAACGATATTGGTTACGCTTTCGGTGTTGAATCTCGATATGAAAGCGGCTACTACACACCAGATTTGGTTACTCAACAAGGTGACAGTACAGCAGCGCAACAAGATAAAACAGACGGCGACTACACAGTAAACTCTGTATACTCTGAAATATCTGTTCCGGTGACTGAACAGCTTGCTGTTGAAGCAGCTCTTCGTTACGACGACTACTCTACATTTGGTGGCGCAACGACATGGAAATTGGGTGCAACATACAGCTTTACCGATACATTTATGCTTCGAAGTGTGGCTGCTACTGGTTTCAGAGCGCCAAGTGTTAGTGAGTTATACGGCGGTAACACAGGCTCATATGATTATCTAACGTCGCCATGGTTAGATATTAGCGAGCAAGATCAACAAAAACTTGTAAATTACACCAGTGATGAAGACTTACAACCTGAAGAAAGTGAATCATTTACATTTGGTGCTGTATGGGAAGTAACTGAAGGGCTATCAACAACGGTAGACTACTGGAAGTTTAATATCGACGATGCTATCTCACGTGTCGACGTGCAAGCTAACATGGATAATTGTCATGCTGGCGATATCGAAGCATGTAACGTGATTAATATCACTCCAGAAGGCGACTTATCTAATATGACTGCTGCACTAACCAATATTGGTGAGCAAAAGACCAGTGGCATAGATTGGAATATTAGTTATAGTTTCGATATTTTCAAAGTTATGTTAGATACAACCTACTTATTAGAGTTTGAACAAGACGGTATTGATTATACGGGTAAAATTGACGGTAATATTGGCGGCTACTCAGAACTTAAATCGATGTTAACTGTAAACGCAGCGCTTAGCGATGATTTGAATTTACAATACAGTGCCCAATTTATCCAAGGTATGGAAGGTAATGCATGGGGTACACCATTTAAAACTGACGACGTGGTTTATCACAATGTTTCAGCATCTTATTTCTTAAGTGACAATTGGTCAGTAAATGGTGGCGTGAAAAATCTACTAGACCAAGAGCCTGAAGAAGTTCCGAATGGTAATGATATGAATACCGTACCAAGTGTCTATGACGTTATCGGCAGATCATTCTTTGTAAGCACTTCTTACCAATTCTAG
- a CDS encoding heme ABC transporter permease, whose protein sequence is MWKWLHPYANPEVSYHFSGKLIPWFNVISALLLITGLFFALAYSPSDYQQGESVRIFYLHVPAAMLSMGIYLGMAIAALSALVWQLKLAEASISALAPIGAVFTAIALFTGAAWGKPMWGTWWIWDARLTSELILLFLYLGVIALQNAFEDKALAGKAASVLALVGVVNLPIIHYSVEWWNTLHQGATISKFEKPSMSTDMLIPFVICFFGFAFMVASLFCYRFKAEILARNSMRPWVKAIANKQGAK, encoded by the coding sequence ATGTGGAAATGGCTTCATCCATACGCAAACCCAGAAGTGTCTTATCACTTTAGCGGTAAATTGATCCCTTGGTTTAATGTCATTAGTGCTTTATTACTAATCACTGGGTTGTTTTTTGCTCTTGCCTATTCGCCATCGGATTACCAACAAGGCGAAAGTGTTCGAATATTTTATCTACACGTCCCTGCGGCCATGCTTAGCATGGGTATTTATTTAGGTATGGCTATTGCTGCACTATCTGCTTTAGTTTGGCAATTAAAACTGGCAGAAGCCTCAATTTCGGCGTTAGCACCAATTGGCGCAGTATTTACTGCCATTGCATTATTTACAGGTGCTGCCTGGGGTAAACCTATGTGGGGAACCTGGTGGATTTGGGATGCTCGTCTTACCTCTGAATTAATTTTATTGTTTTTATATTTAGGCGTAATTGCATTGCAAAATGCATTTGAAGACAAAGCCTTAGCCGGAAAAGCCGCAAGTGTTTTAGCTCTAGTCGGTGTAGTCAACTTACCAATTATTCATTACAGCGTAGAATGGTGGAATACTCTGCATCAGGGTGCGACCATTTCAAAGTTTGAAAAGCCGTCAATGTCTACCGATATGTTGATCCCTTTTGTTATTTGCTTTTTTGGTTTTGCGTTTATGGTTGCTTCTTTATTCTGTTATCGCTTCAAAGCTGAGATATTAGCAAGAAATTCGATGCGACCTTGGGTTAAAGCAATCGCCAATAAACAAGGAGCTAAGTAA